The genomic region actgatcaatgatcagctgatcgtcttttctctcttgtttgtttatcgcccactttgcgccagaaagaggaaaccagcggatgtcgcggtaaacagcagcagcacgtttaagcttgatcagctgttgttagaatttatttaatattaatttctagtatcagctgatgtttgctggagccacagctgtaaacctgctggtcatgatatcggtttggttatctggtgagagggaaacatgaagatgaaaccaggagatgtgaTGAttcatcatcagagctgtgatggagaaacaggtttaccttttaggtgacatgaatgagttgaagggaagttatgaactgtttctgagagataaataacaccaggatccttttttaggtagctgacagctggtaactgtgcaggggcgggtctagcaaagtgttgccaggggggcatgtagggcattaacagggagaggggggcacaaagaaatacttttctttcttattctcatttaaaatgtctcgcttttaaaaaataattatctgaatcttacaacaaacgattgatagattgatgcatatataccatcagaacagtgaacatcactgtcacaacagtcagtgtttattttcattcaaaggctttatgatttttcctatattggtgggccggtctctagtcaaaatgtccgggccaattttctgtcccagtccagccctgtatgcagctcatctgcagcctgatgttacctacatcttcctattcagaaggcagaatttctgagttctgagtacaatcgaagcaccacgactgcagtttttgtgttggatgtaaaaggcgcacatgacgctgtgacgtaggctagaatcatggcagcagtcaatgacggtccaggcgtggggtttctctcgtggaaatatgcacattatcttttcctttctattggtcggtggcacagtgcactgtggcaagtaagcaagctagaagactggcaaagttatggaagcaacacattaacaagagaattctgagtaaaaccaaagttactttccctagtaactagttactttgaaagtaacgagtaacttgaagtaactgagttacttttgagagaagtaactagtaatgtaactaagttactattttaaagtaacttacccaacactgtaaatcacacagcaatagttcattcatgtagttgtaagaagcatgataatatattaagtaatccaaagtatttagaatacgttacaaaatacattttgggacatgtaatctgtagtggaatacattttaaaagtaaccttcccaacactggctaTGATTAAGTGCACGTGCAGTTGCACATACAAAACACCTGATCGTTAACAGCAGCAACGTCGTTTAAGGTAGAAGCAGGCCTCATTACAATAAACCTGATCAATAATCAAAACCAAATCTGGGGGGGAAAAGTTTTATATATTCATAATTACTAAGACGACATTTACTGGAGCTTAAACTTCAACACATGCACAAAGTATTTGTTCTTTTCTAACCTCCAACAACATGTTCGGTTCCTTAGGTTTCGGTGGCCTGATGGAcacaattgttttaattcaaacaTTTAAGCCACGTCCCCACGTGACCAGCAGAGACTGTAGTCCACAgagcacaaacacaacatattGTATATAGAGAGCAGCCTGTGCATGATTATGTCATATAAGGAGGAATCTGGATGTTCTCCAAAAATAACCAACACATGGTCAGAGTCCAAATCAGCTTTACTGGTCCTCAGCtctatgacacacacacacacacacacacacacacacacacacacacacacacacacacacacacacacacacacacacacacacacagtgcagcagACGAGAATGCACTAAATCTGGATCCTGCTTCTTAACTACAGATTCACGAAGACGTCGTGCACGTTTTGGGGACAAAGCTTAATCCTTTACTCTCAAACACACAGCTTTGCTTCCCCCACCCTCCTGCACTGTGTTGCACTGGAAATCTGCTCTAACACACAAGGCGTTAGATAACTGTCTCAACATGTCAGCCACTCGCAGATCTGTGACAGCTTTACATGGCCTGGTGAGGATCAGTGGTCATCGCGTAGGGGGGTAGCGGTTCAAATTCGATTTTTCGTCCTGACAGGTGTTGTTGTGCTGGCAGTAAATTCAGATGCAAGTGAGGTGTGCTGTACACGAGTTGAATTAAGATCCCTCCACGTGATTTCGAAATCTGCATCCGTGTCTCGTTCAGCCCTGCTTTCACAAGTCTCAGCGGGGAAGAGGCCTCAGAGTTTTTATTTCATCTTCCACTTTTGTAGACTCCGGCCAAAGAAGCTTCCTCAATAAAATTGTGTCCATGTCAGCTCATGAATTTTGAGGAGGAACCCTGCATAAGCTAAGACGGCGCCTTTTGAGTATTCAACATGAGTCCGAGACATGATGCTCTACAATCCCACAAAGAGACAACCGCTGACCATCTCGTCGTTATGAATTCTGTCCACATCCAGCCATTAGGCTGTTGGTGTATCTCTAAAGCCTGTTTGGGTCTCGGCGTTGTCTCCCCGTTGCTTCCTAAACCCCGTTATACTTGCTTGAGGTAAGAGAGAATGACGGCAGTCGTGCTTCCCTCCCGGCTCGTCTGCGAGACTCTGACACTAAGCCCATTATGCTTCCATTATGGGGCTTCAATTTTCCTCTGAGCTTTTCACTTCTGACACGGCAGCTCCCTCCCTCCTCAAACCGCAGACTCATACCCCCCAAGGCCTAGTGCTGCACGGCCGTTCAGTTAGGAACTTCAGTACGTTTTTAAAGTACCAGCCCTGATTCTTATTCAACGGCAGTTATTTAAAATTGCACTAAGATGCATAATATGACAACGTTACATGTAAGCAGGCGTCAACAACAAAACATACGAGACAAAGCTAACTTTGCACATTTATACTTCAGTAATGTTTTAGGGCAACTTTAATTTGACAGCAAAGTAATTAACACTTATGAGATTCAGCGTCTTCCTCAAGAAGCTGACATGTGGCTGCAAAACTAGTGAGTACAATTAGCCACATAGCAACACAGCAAACCATGTCATTTGTAAGATGTTATTAAAAAAGACACTAACACCACATACATGACAGCAGTGTAGCCTTGCATGTACCTGAGGTGAGGCCTAGCATACAGTTAGTGGCCGAGTTGGCACCCACCTGTCACGCCGGCCCAGACCCATCTTTAACTAATTTGGCGATcatgtggaaaaataaaatccaaatgGATTCTCACAGGGAAAACAAAACCGTGCTATTCCTAACTGTGGGAAACTACTGCACAGTCTTCAGAGGCAGATTCTGGGGCGATTTTTTAGTTTCAGGGTGAGCCAGCAGGTATTTATAACAAGCATTATTGTCAGCATTACTGACACCTGCATGCAACCAAAGCCTCCTTAATCCCGACTAGAAACAGAAACCCAAACTTCTTGTTCCTTGGCTGATAAGTGTACACAatttatttactatttatttattcgtCAGTACAGAAAAGCGTAGCTGGGATGTTGAGGAATTATAGCGTCATTCTGCACACTGCCTCTCCTTTACTTTCTCTCTCCCGTAAAAGCCATACCATGTTCCTGCTTTGGCCCGCTCTTAATGCAAGCCTTTACCTCGCCACAGCCCTTCCTCcatcttttctttatgctgcagCACGCCCCCCACACCCACTCTCAGCAGCAGCGTGGTTAGGAACCCAGCAGTAAGCAAAAATCCCCCTGCTGCTGAAACAGTCTCCACTAATACCAGATTGGTTTAGTGGTGGCTTGGACTGCGCTCGTGTGCGTTTGTGCAGGTTTGTGTGTCCTCCACTCTGGTGCCTATGTGTAGTTTGCGTTGATGAAGAAGCGTTGCCACTAACTACCGAAACCAAAAAGTTGATGTTTAAGACTTAAGGCGGAAAACAGAGGCTTGGTTCTGAGTTACATTCGAGATTTTTCTTCAGTACAGCTACACGTTGTCATCTACCTGATTTGGCTACCTGTAACCTATTGGATTTCTGTGGAGTGGAAAAGTCCCAGTTTCACATTAAAACAGCATTGAGCTCACAACCTTGAGGGTGTCATTGAGAGGCCTCCGTTTGACTCCAGCTCCTCTTTAAGACTCACTCCGTCATGCTGCGGATCATTGTTCACTGCAGGCTGGATGAAGTTGTTTGGGGAGAAAAATGTCCTGTCTCAACGCTGCAAGATTGACTTTCGGTCTGAAAACAAATCCTATCTATTTTGCATGTTAATTTATTCCCTTTTGCttgagaagggaaaaaaaacagtttccttGAGGAAGTTTGTAATAAAAGCCTTGCGATCGATGATAATGGcatttgtgcttgtgtttgtCATCTTCGCAAAAGCAACAGTGGTGGAGTTTCCACAGATTTATTTGTATACTAGTGCTGTAAGTGGCGTGTAAATTATCCTAACTGTCCGTGTGGCTCTTTATCTTTGTAAGCCAGTACTATTAGACCCTATCCATTAATGCCCATAACCCAGCCAATCAATgcttaaataaaaatcagctcAATTTGTAGCATTTTATGCAAACGTGCAAACTCCAACCAGGCTGactctttgctttttgtttttataatgctACAGGAATagctaaaacacaaaggaaTCGATATCACTTACGTTTGGGTTGTGTTGGCCTGCTCTCAAACAAATGCTGCACGTTGCTGCATAGAAATGAGTTTCATACGGATGTACACTGTGCTGTAATTTCATTATAATTCTATACATGCTGCGCTTAGCCAACACCATAGTCACAGGGAGTAAATCCATTGTAACTCGTGAGCTTTTATCAATGCAGCAGgaactgcatgtgtgtgagtgccaGTTACAACTAACGACGCTGGGTTCACTGCACTGACACGGAGCCGACACGTGACTGTTTTGTGTCATTTCGTGGTAGCGTCTCAGGGGTGACAGCGCCGATCgttctgtctgctgttttgGTTGAAATGTGTTCAACATGTGAATTTTAACAATTTTGAAATCAGTGTCTATGAAGCAGCTCCAGCGTTACTTTATGTTGTGCATGTATTAGGATGCTTATGTGCTAAACTAAGAAGGCCTCTGTCACACCCTCACGTTTCCATTGCAGACTCCTGCTGGGACTcactgttattttctgttttcacattaAGTACAGATGAAAATGTGCAGAGGAGGCCTTTTAGGTAATAATTACTGCaactaaaatttaatttaataactaaataattttttgtaGTATTACAGTCATCTTAGggtattttttttactgcaaattGTTTATTTACCAGCTCGACATGTGCGAGCACGCTGCCTGCATATGGATCATGTTCCCGCTTTGCCTGACTACAAAGCACATTTGCCTATATTTCACAATTAGTTAGCAGCTCAGGGATTAAGGGTAGATTTGACAGTGCAGTGCTGCAATCTGCTGTTGTGTCTCTTTAGCACTGAGAGGATCAGAGAAATAGCCAGCGAGCATCTGTTTCTGCActtgttttatttctctctccggCTTTCTTTCCTTAATCTCTCTTCATGCATCTTTCttgtcacccccccccccccccacccacccacccacccggAGAGCGAGAGCGGAAAGCAGTATCAATCACTGTTAACTGACTGACCACTGTCTGTTGGTGGTACTAAATGGATCCCCACAATTGAATAGAGGCCTAAGTGTGTGGTAAATGCTCTCAATGGGTAAATGAATTTGCGGGTTAACTCGCTCTAAGAGCGTTTCAATaaggcaaaataataaaaacacctacagcacatatttttcttttgatatattaaaaacaaagtccagCTGAAAATCTTAAGTCTCGCATTCATCACCGCAGGCCCGGAGTACGAAAAGAAAGCAGCCGAGCGTAAcccaaacacaatccagctttATTTTCCTCATATAGATTTGACTGTACACAGTTCAGACCATTACACAGAAggcataaatgaataaattcagTGCTCTCTTTTACATCTTTTTCAAAGACACATGGCAATAATAAATAGCGCTCATGAAACAAGACGATCAACACGTTTTCAAACTGTACAAAATTTACAGCAATTGAGATGCAAAGTTTGGAGGCAACACAGACTGAATGAAACTGTCCTGGTAATatgtttgttatttcatttaacTGTGAAACTTCGATAGAAGCTCAAACATTACGCTGTAATTACGGTGCACTCATCCTGGGGGTAACAGATGTTTACTCATGGTTGATGTGGGTTATAGACTGCATCCCTTTCTTAACTGTCACATATGAACACATGAACAATTGTAATGTTTTACAGTAGCTCAGTAATTTAAAACGAATGTTTTGATCTCGAGTACACTATTCTTCTTTCAAAACTTTGTCCACGTTGCTTCCAACTGTCATTTCTAAGTGATaaatgaaataatcaaatatgaGATCTTCctaaatttgttttttctataaTACATTTATTCTTCGTTGTTTTGGAATTTAACTAACTGTAATACATCTAAATGTTACCCCCGTGTTACACTTTATATAGTTTTAATTTTATCAACCAAATAATTACGCTGTAATTTTAGAGCTGTAATCTCGAGTTTCTCTGAATAGTGTCAtcttgtatttctttatttgcttCCTGGTATTGAAAACACtcgtttttttccctcttttccttgttttttttttttaacaaaagaagTACCCACATGAATAAgactctgtttctcttttgaaGCAGAGATCAAATCTAAATGATGGTTCCTGCATGCTCAGCAGGTCAAGAATCAGAAACACCAAATCGTTCCACTGTTTCAGTTGTTGTGGGTCTTTAAAGATGCAGCTGTGGGAAATGCATCGGCCCGGCAGTCGTGCCAGCACTGACGCTAAAGCATCAGCCCTGAATGTGGGGGACTATCGGTAATCCCTCTGACATGCAGGCCAGGCAGTGGGAGAACAGGCTGACGACACATCTGGGGTCAGTAAGTAGGTTGATAGCAGGCAAAGCTGCACTGAGTAGATTACCAAGAGGCGCCTGGATCAGACTGAAGAAACTCAAGAGAGTTTTTATCTGTGTTCCTGCTTGTTAGCATTTTAAGTGTCAAATTTATGTTTGCTTTTCAACGTCTGCAAAAGAATCTGCATGTGCATACAAATGGATAAGATGCGGGGCGTCTTTAGCAGTTAGAACTGAATATTTCCAAACCGTATACATGTCTTGACTTTGCCTTAAACGTATAAGCTTTTTATTCCTGGCGAGTCTGTGTCTGAGATAATTTAATACTGACGGACGTCTGCTTCCAGACCAGCTTTTACACAGATGACAACAAGTCAAGCACCTATAAATATAGAAGAGAGATCTGCTTTGTAGCAAACAGTGATCGCCCTCATTCAAAGAGGGGAGACATAAACTTCTAATGAACAGACGGACGGACAGAGGAAAGGACGGGCAGACCAACAGTCATCTATTTCCTAATAAGTTTGAgcactatgttaaaaacaacaaaagcatcAGCGTGGTTCAAAATTAACACTTGTGCCgctctttttttgtaaatttctCTCCCAATGAAACACTGTTTGTTGCCTTGTGCATACGtctctcctccttttctctgCTCTCCCCACATTCCTGTCCACACGTGTAGAGAGACGAGGAGAGTAAAGTGCATCGCCAATGTAAAGGCTTGGATGTGGCTGTACGGCAGGCCTGCTCAGTATGAATGAGAAGCATGCAGGTGACTCCTGGGTTTCGTAGGGACTTTGATCTGGATTGTGTCGCCCTAATGTTGTGTGGTTTATTTCAAGGGATGAGACGTTTCTCCCCTGTGAGCATTACTCCACCGATATATTTGAGATCCGGTCTCACTTTCAGAGAGTGAacgaacaaaacaaagtgtaaaaAACGATCGTATGATGCAGAGTTGACTCATTCTGTGTGGAGGCGTTCTCGCTGCTTCCGCTCAGACTACATATCTCGATGGCTACCTCACCAACTACGACTGCTGCGGGACTCTCCCTTCTCCTTCGCCCAACATCGCACCCGAAACATACCAGCAGTGGACCGTGGAGAACGatagaaagaaatgtaaaaagccTTCTGAGTCCACTTTGATGTTTCCCcacagtactttttttttaccatgtctGAGATTCAAAACTGGGAATGGTCCATCTCGTCCAGCCATGAGGCGGGGCTGGTGGGGAAGTCAGGGTATCCCGTACTGCTCCCTGTGGAGAGGTCTGAGGTCGGGCCTCCTGCCATGGCCCTCAGAGCCTGTCCCACACCACCCGGCCCCCCCTGTGCCACCAGGCTGTCCATGTTGAAGCTCAGGTTGTTGAGGAGAGGAGTGTGGCCGGGCAGAGAGGCGATGGAGGAGGGCGACTGGGGGAGACCGTAAGGGCTTCCCGCTCGGATGTCGTGGTAGGGCTGTCCCGCCGCGTCGACGGAGAAGCCGCCGTTCAGCGTGTTGGTCACATCGCCGACGCTCCCGTAAAGCCCGTTGGCGTGGCCGAGATCTGACAGGACCTGGTCGTCTGCAGAGGAGAAACCGTCACTTAGCACGAGGAGTGTAAAAACTTTGAGACATCAACAGCGCCGTCACCTGTGCGAGCATTATACAGTTGTTATATTTCAATACAGTTAAGTGCTTTTACGAGTCAGATTTATTGTGGCAGATTTCATGGAGGTACAGTAAATGGACGAGCCACTGAAGTCTTTGAAAGGCTTTTCGGTTCTCTTAGCGAGAAAGTGAGAAAGGATGCTCTTTCTGCTTCATCTCTAACCGAGCAATTACTGCAGCACAAAATATTTGTTTCCATCTCGTCCCTCCCCTGGGTGGCTTCAATAACAACAACGCCCCAGAGCGCTTTCTCTCTAATTGACTAAAAGCCTCACATGCTTTATAGAGTTTCTGTCACCATGTTTTCATTTCTCATAAAAATAGCCTTCTTTGGCTTGAGGACTTTTATGACTACCAAAAACGGGGTGTGCAAACATTAAATAACATGGCATGTCTAAAACGCCGTTTGCATCCCACTAAGGACCCTCTCTCTTTTCCAATAAGCTCCATCATGGTGACAAACAGAGGCAGGAGGATGCGTCAGCAGCCACAGGGATGTGTGACGGGAATGTGAAATGAGAATGCCATTTTGGATTTGCCCGACTGCGACGCCACGCGTTGATGAATgctagaaaacaaatgaaacgcCACAAAGACACTTCCAATTGCCGCGGCGCTCGTGTCATTTAGCAGCTTCTAGGCTCCCTCGATCCCATTAGCACGGCAGCATGACGGACAATTCCCTTCAGGGATCTCACTTTTAAGCACTAAAAGCTGCATACCTCTGAAGCTCAGCTCGCTGTCGCTGAGTCCTGCGTCGTCAGCTGAGCTCTCCTTCTCCACTTTAGTTCCTCCTCGGCTGCGTTTGACACTTTTATAAAACTGAGTCCAGCGATGCCGCCCTGCGTCTTTCTTCAGACGCTTTTCCTTCGCTCGCCGGTTCTGAAACCAAACCTGTGGAACATTTTATTTATCGTTAAGTGCAAATGAAATTATGAAACACTCTCTGAAACATTATCTccaactaaaaataaatgacaacagGAACGATACCTTCTTAGTCTGACTTCAGCCTCGGCCTTTGTTTGACGCAATATAGCGTCActctttataaatgtgtttatttgcaaCCTGAGCTTTTAAATTCACAAATAAACTCATCAAATTTTAATTATCTCACAACAGTCGATACCAGAAATTTTAGGTAGGAAAACAAACGCATGACACTAAAGTGaatatgtgaaaaaaatgtaagcTTTGCACGTGGATTCTCAATAAGGTCTGATCTTTTTAGCTCTGAAACACTCTAAAATACTAAATATcctcatttaaatttaaaattcaagTAAAATGCATGTGAATTATGTTGTTTCCAAATATGTATTTGCTTTTTAACATTTGTATCAGCACTTGAGAGGCCGGGATTCAGCGATTCCAAAGTAACTTGCTTCATTACAAAAACTCGATCCCAGTGAGTCAGCTTTCTCAGGGACCTGCAGGATATAGCCAAAATACTCTACCTGCACCACTCTCATGTCTAACCCCGTCTCCGATGACAGCTGCTCTCTGACGTGGCGTGCAGGCTTCGGCGAGTTTTTGTAGGCACTTTTGAGGGTCTCCAGCTGTTTGGCGGTGATGGTGGTCCTTGGTCTCTTGGTCCCTGCCTCTGAATCATCTgaaaacaccacacacacgAGCGTGAGTGACTTCTTCCTAGATTTGTCATGTTGCCTCAGCAGGCACTGCCCTCAGGCCTTCACATTGAGCGTGTCTGTGCTCAGTGAAGTGAATGGTCATGTATAGAAGTGTATTATTGTCCTTGTGCATCTGTCCCACTCCCACAGCAGAGGACATAAATCTATTCACTGCCGGAGGAATGGAGTGATTGGAACAGCACCATATAAGAGCATTGCTTCACTTTGCATAATCAATCAGAGATGCATGGACATctgaggagagagggagggagagaagcagcacacacccacaaacaaacaacacggATCCACCGGCAGGAGTCGTATTACCGCTTTGCACCGTGAATACAACTTTATCCATGATTCATAGTGTTGTGATTCTGGTGTAGTTAAGTGAAGTCATCAGCACTAAACCAGGTGGATAAAAACTGCTAAGAGTTATTGAAACAtctcttttttcatattttcagtaaaCGCTCGTTGTAGCCTAACATCGAATGCTCCTGCACACCTACCATTTTGTTTGGCGGCCTCGTAATCCACCTTGCACACCAGCCTCCCGTCTTCCATGAGGTAAAACTCGTCCCCGGTGGCCAGCTGTCTGCTGCACATGATGCAGGCGAAGCAGTGCAGGTGATAAACAAAGTCCTGCGCCTTCCGCACAACCTGTGTCGGCGGGATGCCCTGCTGACATGATGCACATTTTGTACCAAAACGTCTgcaggaaaacatgaaggagagagagagagagagagacgccaTGAAAAAATTTGTAAAACGCCGGCAGGGTGGACTGATGGAAAGAGTGCGAGCAGCTGAGATTAAAATTTCACACACTACATGACTATTTCTTCATCTGCAGCCAAGAATGATGGCACAGTGTCTGTATTAATAGGAACTCCAGCTGCTGAGGAGGGAAAAACCATCCCTGGAATGTGTTTCTGTTAACGGTAGATCTGCCAGCAGACTGATAGATGGACTGGATCAGTGCACTGTGTGGGTTTGAGTGTGCAtctgcatgtttgcatgtttatgtGATTGCAGATGAACTAGAGTAAAAAGAGaacaagaagaggaggagaaggaggaggaggggtccTCACAGTAAAGACACCCCGAGGAGAACCAATAAAACACTGACTCGGGAGAGGCTTTAAAtcacagcacagacacacaaaaataaaaagagcaaGGTGAGGCCTCCAAATCACCTCTGGGAAGCAAACACCAGCAAAGCTATGTGTATGTATTATTtagtatgtgtgtctgtgtgtgtttgaacatGCTACAGCCCCCACCAGCACTGCCCCCTGGGTCACCTAACACAGTTAGCTCCCAGTGAGACTCCGGAGCTCTTTAGGTCTCTTTCTAGCTTTGAGCATTAAAACCTTTCAAACATGATTTAGTAAAAAGCCCCAATATGCCGATCGTGTTATGGATAAAAGTCAAACTCAATTTTCTCCTGCAATGCCTCAAACATCCAATTGTTGAAAGAATAAACGGCAACTAGACTGTGAAATAAAGGGATTTTTAATCTTTCCTACAGTGTGACAGAGCTGCCACTACACTGGGAATCAGGCAAACTGTGCACATTATGAGGGCAACCAGCATCACACATGTTCAGTCACAACAAAGAGGAAAACCATCAACCCAAGCAAACACACCTGCAAGCtgtgtttctgttgttcttCATAAATTAGGGGAAAGTGGTGAATAtgtattattaaataattaaaggtAAAAAGACAAAGGTTAGCCTAATACACATGTATGGCACGATGTTATATTGCTAGCATTTTAACCGTGTTAGCAAACGGAAACCAGTCGGTTGCAATACTAAATGCACCGGAACTATTACAGGTCACAGTCGGATTTTTGTCAAGGAAAATTGTAATATTTGTTAGTGCTGCCCTGGAGAAAGGCTGGGCCAGTGCTCACGCTGCAGGAAACAATCCACGCGGATGGTAAGGGGAGAAAGCAAAGGAAGAAGCGCACTTACTTGAAGAAATCCTCCTTGCAGTAGACGCTTCCTGCCCGGGAGAAACATTTGTCCGCCAGCGGTGTCTGGCAGTCGGCGCACTTGAGGCACTTGGAGTGCCAGTGTCTGTCCAGCACCTTCAGGATGAACTTGTCCAGGATGTGCTGACTACAGCCTGCACACTGAGGGATCTCTGTGACGGAAACAAGCGCAGTCCCGCGTAGTTAACAGAGAAGCAAAGAGGCAAAGAGAAATAAGCGCTTTACGCGAACGAAATTCATTTCGTTTTAcctttacaaaaacaacaacaaaaaatgaaatgacattCATGGTGACGGAGAATTGTTTCGCACATTAAAGCAGGTTTTCGGGGTTTCCCCTAAATCTGCAAGCCTGTAGTTTAGTTTTAGACAATAAACTCGGGTTTCACTCATATTTCCGTATAGATATAATAACAATGAAATCTGGAGATTATGTGCATGgatgtttattttctaaaggcccgtcacttttttaaaatgttatttattttgcttctgtttatatatttgttttattttattacgaCTTATTTTGCTGTTGCTATCACAGCTAAACaggacaaaaaatatataaatttcgCGTATTTGTATTGTCCGTCTCTGTCCAAGGTGCTGAACTCGGAGCTGTTCGCTTGTAGGGCGAAAATAATTTTCTGACGaaatattgatttttgtttctcttaatTTCGTTAGCCAGATCTAGTTTGACCCTAATTAATCTCCTAATGATTTTATGGGAAGCATGGTGGCAACCAGTGTTAGAAGGTGAGGCGGTTTCTGGATGTAAAT from Astatotilapia calliptera chromosome 23, fAstCal1.2, whole genome shotgun sequence harbors:
- the lhx4 gene encoding LIM/homeobox protein Lhx4 isoform X2, yielding MKNNRNTACRRFGTKCASCQQGIPPTQVVRKAQDFVYHLHCFACIMCSRQLATGDEFYLMEDGRLVCKVDYEAAKQNDDSEAGTKRPRTTITAKQLETLKSAYKNSPKPARHVREQLSSETGLDMRVVQVWFQNRRAKEKRLKKDAGRHRWTQFYKSVKRSRGGTKVEKESSADDAGLSDSELSFRDDQVLSDLGHANGLYGSVGDVTNTLNGGFSVDAAGQPYHDIRAGSPYGLPQSPSSIASLPGHTPLLNNLSFNMDSLVAQGGPGGVGQALRAMAGGPTSDLSTGSSTGYPDFPTSPASWLDEMDHSQF
- the lhx4 gene encoding LIM/homeobox protein Lhx4 isoform X1, which codes for MMQSAAVLPTESPVKSLPEILGVPLQQIPQCAGCSQHILDKFILKVLDRHWHSKCLKCADCQTPLADKCFSRAGSVYCKEDFFKRFGTKCASCQQGIPPTQVVRKAQDFVYHLHCFACIMCSRQLATGDEFYLMEDGRLVCKVDYEAAKQNDDSEAGTKRPRTTITAKQLETLKSAYKNSPKPARHVREQLSSETGLDMRVVQVWFQNRRAKEKRLKKDAGRHRWTQFYKSVKRSRGGTKVEKESSADDAGLSDSELSFRDDQVLSDLGHANGLYGSVGDVTNTLNGGFSVDAAGQPYHDIRAGSPYGLPQSPSSIASLPGHTPLLNNLSFNMDSLVAQGGPGGVGQALRAMAGGPTSDLSTGSSTGYPDFPTSPASWLDEMDHSQF